One Candidatus Binatus sp. genomic region harbors:
- a CDS encoding DUF4239 domain-containing protein, whose protein sequence is MNWLDAFSVSLQAEIVALVFAGVTIAGLLIMRRLVPWETLRENHEVAGFTFGVVGAFYGVVLAFVIVAAWQRYESANESAQQEALALANIFYLSRGFNEPMRSEMRSAVHQYARIVVNNEWEAMAKNDFAADSATANRLWDDLVAYKPADSRESLLLDKSLDQMADLNNARRLRYVYYSNDLPSVVWIVIYVGSVITIGFSYFFGTRYYYAQALMCGAFAALIGLTILAISELSTPYQGAVHVSSDAFRAVLAGVGSPGSTESQPR, encoded by the coding sequence ATGAATTGGCTCGACGCCTTTTCGGTCTCCTTGCAAGCCGAAATTGTCGCGCTGGTTTTCGCCGGCGTCACGATCGCGGGACTACTTATCATGCGCCGCCTCGTGCCGTGGGAGACGTTGCGCGAGAACCACGAAGTCGCGGGCTTCACCTTCGGCGTGGTCGGCGCATTCTATGGCGTGGTGCTGGCATTCGTGATCGTGGCGGCGTGGCAGCGCTACGAGAGCGCGAACGAGAGTGCGCAGCAGGAAGCGCTGGCGCTGGCGAACATCTTCTATCTGTCGCGTGGATTTAACGAGCCGATGCGATCCGAAATGCGCTCCGCGGTTCATCAGTACGCGCGGATCGTCGTGAACAACGAATGGGAAGCGATGGCGAAAAACGATTTCGCCGCCGACAGCGCCACTGCCAACCGGCTGTGGGACGATCTGGTCGCCTACAAGCCGGCCGATTCGCGCGAGAGCCTGCTGCTCGACAAGAGCCTCGACCAGATGGCCGATCTGAACAACGCGCGGCGCCTGCGCTACGTCTATTACAGCAATGACCTGCCGTCGGTGGTGTGGATCGTGATCTACGTTGGCAGCGTGATCACGATCGGCTTCAGCTATTTTTTCGGTACCCGGTATTATTATGCTCAGGCATTGATGTGCGGCGCGTTCGCGGCTCTGATCGGACTGACGATCCTGGCGATTTCAGAACTCTCGACGCCGTATCAGGGCGCGGTGCACGTCTCGAGCGACGCGTTTCGCGCGGTGCTGGCTGGAGTAGGATCGCCGGGTTCAACTGAGTCGCAGCCGCGCTAG
- a CDS encoding choice-of-anchor D domain-containing protein has product MLTAAIAILVKPGAAARAGDPAAVQSSIEVAPRAILFEPEEVGNQIDESRPVAVTFTSSAIAGGAPVKFSGPVISRGFAIVANGCREPLMPAASCSITVAFAPIAEGGQRGTLQLISNAANSPHIVKLRGKGVAGPLTFQKKLHFGALKVDGTPASMSLKVTNNTRTAIKFSSVAASPPFNVTANTCETLEAGGGSCVVRVEFAPRSAGIFKGTLELRDTAAKSPQHVKLVGVAN; this is encoded by the coding sequence ATGCTGACCGCGGCGATCGCGATACTCGTGAAACCAGGGGCGGCGGCGCGCGCGGGCGATCCCGCGGCGGTGCAATCGAGTATAGAGGTCGCGCCGAGGGCGATACTCTTCGAGCCGGAAGAAGTCGGCAATCAGATCGATGAGAGCAGGCCAGTCGCGGTGACGTTCACTAGTTCCGCGATCGCGGGCGGTGCTCCGGTCAAATTTTCGGGACCTGTTATCAGCCGAGGATTCGCGATCGTCGCGAACGGATGCAGAGAACCGCTGATGCCGGCTGCGAGCTGCTCGATCACCGTCGCCTTCGCGCCAATCGCGGAGGGCGGGCAGCGCGGAACGCTGCAACTCATCAGCAATGCCGCCAACAGTCCGCATATCGTGAAGCTGCGCGGCAAGGGCGTCGCGGGGCCGCTCACCTTTCAGAAAAAACTCCACTTCGGCGCGTTGAAGGTCGATGGAACGCCGGCCTCGATGAGCCTGAAGGTGACCAACAACACGCGCACCGCGATCAAGTTCTCGAGCGTCGCGGCGTCGCCGCCGTTCAACGTCACCGCCAACACCTGCGAGACGCTCGAGGCGGGCGGCGGCAGTTGCGTGGTGCGCGTCGAGTTCGCGCCGCGCTCGGCGGGCATCTTCAAGGGCACCCTCGAACTGCGCGATACCGCGGCCAAGAGTCCGCAGCATGTGAAACTGGTGGGTGTTGCGAACTAG
- a CDS encoding efflux RND transporter periplasmic adaptor subunit — protein MAELEEDPRNFTAPPPGKFFYAGWIIAVVLIMVATAGLVLARELWIGRQTSELERQHEAGPHVLVKNVTRSPATREIKLPATIRGFDETEVYAKVSGYLKKINVDKGDRVRKGQVIAILESPELDQQVANARANYNLARITDQRNQTLRKEGVVAPQMADEAHAQMLQAKAILEQDLANQAYKIITAPFDGIITARNIDPGRLVPASTSGAGGGNIVTIARSKPVRVLTSAPQAVSPFIKDGDQATITVAEYPARKFSGTITRHPDALSPDTRTMLVEVDLPNDDLALYPGMYARAQFTVTMGAGAPMVPDDALVFRDGKVFVPVVRNNQLHLAEVTLGYDNGQMVEVTSGINETDKVAVNVGQAARNGEHVQPVESPVVK, from the coding sequence ATGGCTGAACTGGAAGAAGATCCACGGAACTTTACTGCTCCGCCACCCGGCAAATTTTTCTATGCCGGCTGGATTATCGCGGTGGTGCTGATAATGGTCGCGACCGCCGGCTTGGTGCTCGCGCGCGAACTCTGGATCGGACGGCAAACTTCGGAACTCGAACGCCAGCACGAGGCGGGGCCGCACGTGCTGGTGAAGAATGTCACGCGCTCGCCCGCGACCCGCGAAATCAAGTTGCCGGCGACGATCCGCGGCTTCGACGAGACCGAGGTGTACGCGAAGGTCTCCGGCTACCTGAAGAAGATCAACGTCGATAAGGGCGACCGCGTGCGCAAAGGTCAGGTGATCGCGATCCTCGAATCGCCGGAACTCGATCAGCAGGTCGCCAACGCGCGCGCCAACTACAACCTCGCGCGCATCACCGATCAGCGCAATCAGACGCTGCGCAAGGAAGGAGTCGTCGCGCCGCAGATGGCCGACGAGGCGCACGCGCAGATGCTGCAGGCGAAGGCAATCCTCGAGCAGGATCTCGCGAATCAGGCTTACAAGATAATTACGGCGCCGTTCGACGGAATCATCACTGCACGCAATATCGATCCGGGGCGCCTGGTGCCGGCGAGCACGAGCGGCGCTGGCGGCGGCAATATCGTCACGATCGCGCGCTCCAAACCGGTGCGCGTGCTGACGTCGGCGCCGCAAGCGGTCTCGCCGTTTATCAAGGACGGCGACCAGGCGACGATCACGGTCGCGGAATATCCAGCGCGCAAATTCAGCGGAACGATCACGCGGCATCCCGATGCGCTCTCGCCTGATACGCGCACGATGCTGGTCGAAGTCGATCTGCCGAACGACGATCTCGCGCTCTATCCCGGCATGTACGCGCGCGCGCAATTCACCGTCACGATGGGCGCCGGCGCGCCGATGGTGCCCGACGATGCGCTGGTGTTCCGCGACGGCAAAGTCTTCGTGCCCGTCGTCCGCAACAATCAATTGCATCTCGCCGAAGTGACGCTCGGCTACGACAACGGCCAGATGGTCGAAGTGACCAGCGGTATCAATGAGACGGACAAGGTTGCGGTCAACGTCGGACAGGCGGCGCGCAACGGCGAGCACGTCCAGCCGGTCGAGAGTCCGGTCGTCAAATAA